A window of the Cutaneotrichosporon cavernicola HIS019 DNA, chromosome: 6 genome harbors these coding sequences:
- the DOT1 gene encoding uncharacterized protein (Histone methyltransferase that specifically methylates histone H3 to form H3K79me. This methylation is required for telomere silencing and for the pachytene checkpoint during the meiotic cell cycle by allowing the recruitment of RAD9 to double strand breaks. Nucleosomes are preferred as substrate compared to free histones), with protein MQSFFGKKQGRPTAVSTVTVKKKVSAARPTAPLPGLPGLPPHKSARVPSAPPRPRPDARLKVLSRGTSPKAKASGSASPARPRKTPAAEMRVLPESDDSSEDDALDAFDRKRRRIATSNVVTPDSGDVDIERKVFCPALVDERGEFGREWAGFVPCEEAVSGVVRGWAGGQKGSTSKGGRDKYLPYFPQPGFENADPMPSVNLRYPSGAVETFVLLTPHSSRDSREYNPVSELKAALGMILKRFIKAMQRFNVALADLQEDGTLAAWLTNPEYRISRSEWSALINVVHDSAYNRVVGPFSDQLEHHPKHPESVAAAISEKEDSYGELGNIFMNKVIEQTGLGPSSVFVDLGSGVGNCVMRAAMQAGCASYGFELLPIPSQCARRQLREVQRRWAMWCLEGNLNVNCHEGDFRTHPEVRRRLTEADVVLVNNEVFPSSLNMDLTHLFLDLKEGATIVSLKPFVPEGFRMNELNCDSFAAILRSTSHPYYSDWVSWKGDGGRYYVQVVDRAQRIKYEEKMNGRRSRG; from the exons ATGCAGTCCTTCTTCGGTAAAAAGCAAGGACGGCCCACGGCCGTCTCCACCGTCACTGTCAAGAAAAAGGTCTCCGCCGCCCGGCCCACTGCCCCGCTTCCCGGACTCCCTGGCCTTCCTCCGCACAAGTCAGCGCGCGTGCCGTCAGCCCCGCCCCGGCCCAGGCCCGATGCGCGCCTCAAGGTGCTCTCGCGCGGGACGTcgcccaaggccaaggcgtcgggttcggcgtcgccagcgcggccCCGCAAGACGCCAGCGGCCGAGATGCGGGTGCTGCCCGAGTCAGACGACAGCAGTGAGGacgatgcgctcgacgcgttTGACCGAAAGCGTCGCCGCATTGCCACCAGCAACGTCGTCACGCCGGATTCCGGCGATGTGGATATCGAGAGGAAGGTGTTCTGCCCGGcactcgtcgacgagcgcggcgagttTGGGCGCGAGTGGGCGGGGTTCGTGCCATGTGAAGAGGCTGTTTCTGGCGTCGTACGAGGGTGGGCCGGCGGCCAGAAGGGATCTACGAGCAAAGGTGGCCGAGACAAATACCTTCCCT ACTTCCCCCAACCAGGCTTTGAAAACGCGGATCCGATGCCGTCAGTCAACCTACGGTATCCGTCTGGGGCGGTGGAGAC gttTGTTCTGTTAACGCCCCACTCATCACGAGACTCGCGAGAATACAACCCCGTTTCCGAGTTAAAGGCGGCATTGGGAATGATTCTCAAGC GCTTCATCAAGGCGATGCAACGCTTTAACGTGGCGCTCGCGGACCTGCAAGAGGACGGGACGCTGGCCGCGTGGCTCACCAACCCCGAGTATCGGATCTCGCGGAGCGAGTGGTCGGCACTCATTAACGTCGTGCACGATTCGGCGTACAACCGCGTGGTCGGGCCGTTCTCGGATCAGTTGGAGCACCATCCAAAACACCCAGAATCTGTCGCAGCCGCCATcagcgagaaggaggactCGTacggcgagctgggcaaCATCTTCATGAACAAAGTCATCGAACAGACTGGCCTTGGGCCTAGCTCCGTGttcgtcgacctcggcagcggcgtCGGGAACTGCGTCATGAGAGCCGCCATGCAGGCTGGATGCGCGAGCTACGGCTTTGAATTACTTCCCATCCCATCACAgtgcgcgcgtcggcagctgcgcgaggtcCAGCGCCGTTGGGCAATGTGGTGCCTTGAGGGCAATCTCAATGTCAACTGCCATGAGGGCGACTTCCGCACCCATCCTGAAGTGAGACGGCGTCTGACCGAGGCAGacgtcgtgctcgtcaaCAACGAGGTGTTCCCCTCGTCGCTGAACATGGACCTCAcccacctcttcctcgacctcaaggagggAGCTACGATTGTGTCGCTAAAACCGTTCGTCCCAGAAGGCTTCCGCATGAACGAGTTGAAC TGCGATTCGTTTGCTGCAATCCTCCGCTCTACATCGCACCCATACTATTCAGACTGGGTGTCGTGgaagggcgacggcgggcgATATTACGTGCAGGTGGTCGACCGCGCGCAGCGTATAAAGTATGAGGAAAAGATGAACGGGCGGAGGAGTCGGGGCTAG
- a CDS encoding uncharacterized protein (Belongs to the eukaryotic initiation factor 4E family), with the protein MTQPVPTRRTTSLTGSSRLSLSVGTKQAPVTPGNAAGRHPLRQDWSISYVHRPPGAKVDYEKEIHKVATFGSIESFLHLYAHLTSPSDLQPVTDLLCFPSRIQRPGIWEEMPNGGKFTIRLLHPVTPVLYESLLFALIGDQFDESDNVVGCVLSVRQTEDILSVWVEEEGDSVRSGALREEILSLLSLPPTTLCEYRSNKALLDAASSMNKVDGAPQEGVHNQQANQSLGFGHHQQSQGFGQQRYQQHGMGQHQAPHGDRGYVREPRGPRDDAARTGGWGNGFRREQ; encoded by the exons ATGACCCAGCCTGTTCCCACTCGCCGCACCACCTCCCTCACCGGCAGCTCGCGTCTGTCGCTGAGCGTCGGCACGAAGCAGGCGCCCGTGACGCCGGGCAACGCCGCTGGCCGCCACCCCTTGCGCCAGGA TTGGTCGATCAGCTACGTCCACCGCCCGCCAGGAGCCAAAGTGGACTATGAGAAGGAGATCCATAAGGTCGCGACATTTGGCTCG attGAGTCGTTCCTCCACCTCTACGCGCAcctcacctcgccctcggaCTTGCAGCCCGTGACTGATCTGCTGTGTTTTCCAAGCAGGATTCAGCGCCCGGGTATCTGGGAGGAGATGCCAAA CGGCGGCAAGTTTACGATCCGGTTGCTGCACCCGGTCACGCCAGTCCTGTACGAGTCGCTCCTGTTTGCTCTCATCGGCGATCAGTTTGACGAGTCGGACAACGTCGTTGGATGCGTGCTGAGCGTGCGCCAGACGGAGGACATATTGAGCGTGTGGGTagaagaggaaggcgaCTCTGTGCGGTCTGGAGCGTTGCG AGAGGAGATCCTCTCGTTGCTGTCGCTTCCGCCCACGACGCTGTGCGAGTACCGTTCGAACAAGGCGCTGCTTGACGCAGCGTCGTCAATGAACAAGGTGGACGGTGCGCCCCAGGAGGGCGTGCACAACCAGCAGGCGAACCAGTCGCTAGGCTTCGGGCACCACCAGCAGTCCCAAGGCTTTGGGCAGCAGCGGTACCAGCAGCATGGTATGGGGCAACACCAGGCACCCCACGGTGACCGGGGGTACGTTAGGGAGCCCCGTGGCCCGAgggacgacgcggcgcggaccGGTGGATGGGGTAACGGATTTCGCAGGGAGCAGTAG